Proteins from one Peptostreptococcaceae bacterium genomic window:
- a CDS encoding flagellar basal body-associated FliL family protein: MTDNANSKGNAHDDKNPKKKVKTLIIIAVLVLALAAASFFAYAYFTKTFIFNEDSKVAPVAEVVYPLGEFVINLNDSNNRSYLKTQIAVGYANKKDEIFIKDKKFQIRDIIIQTLRSKTAEDIRAVEKTDELKVEIMNKLNELFEPELILEVYIVDILIQ, encoded by the coding sequence TTGACAGATAATGCAAATAGTAAGGGCAACGCTCACGATGACAAAAATCCTAAGAAGAAAGTAAAAACACTAATCATAATTGCGGTTCTCGTTTTAGCTTTGGCAGCCGCTTCGTTTTTTGCATATGCCTACTTCACAAAGACCTTTATTTTCAATGAGGACTCCAAGGTTGCACCTGTGGCGGAAGTTGTTTATCCCTTGGGCGAATTCGTTATAAATCTGAACGATTCCAACAACAGAAGCTATTTGAAGACTCAGATAGCCGTAGGGTATGCAAACAAAAAAGACGAGATTTTTATAAAGGATAAAAAGTTTCAAATCCGGGATATAATTATACAAACTCTTCGCTCGAAGACTGCGGAGGATATAAGGGCAGTCGAAAAGACGGATGAATTAAAGGTAGAGATTATGAACAAATTAAATGAACTTTTCGAGCCGGAACTGATTTTGGAAGTCTATATTGTCGATATTTTGATTCAGTGA
- the fliO gene encoding flagellar biosynthetic protein FliO: protein MGNMNFTQSLIKLFIAFPVVIMVAYFSLRLGNRYLKRMGNTRNLEVIETVPIYNKAVLSIVRIFDAYYVLGVTEHGVETIRELSDTEIDAFLRNGFSNGRSFVGKLKSFKWKEKVKDGYE, encoded by the coding sequence ATGGGAAATATGAATTTTACTCAAAGCCTTATTAAATTGTTCATAGCCTTTCCGGTGGTAATCATGGTCGCTTATTTCAGCCTCAGGTTGGGGAATCGATATCTGAAAAGAATGGGAAATACGAGGAATCTCGAGGTTATTGAGACTGTTCCGATTTATAACAAGGCGGTTCTGAGCATTGTCCGCATATTTGACGCCTACTATGTGTTGGGCGTTACGGAGCACGGGGTTGAAACAATCCGCGAGTTGTCGGATACGGAAATCGATGCCTTCCTCAGAAATGGTTTTTCCAATGGAAGGAGTTTCGTGGGGAAACTGAAAAGTTTCAAATGGAAAGAGAAAGTGAAGGATGGCTATGAATAG
- the fliP gene encoding flagellar type III secretion system pore protein FliP (The bacterial flagellar biogenesis protein FliP forms a type III secretion system (T3SS)-type pore required for flagellar assembly.) produces the protein MAMNRKLAFLILAIIIIVFMGNVSFAEEVDLPIPRIGINVDEAETPDDYVDGIKILIMLTVLTLVPSFLVLMTSFTRIIIVLSFLRSAMATQQTPPNQILIGLALFLTFFLMAPVYTEVIEDAVNPYLTNEISQEEAIDIGSKPIKNFMLNQTREKDLALFINLSGDEFPETSIETSFMAVIPAFIISELKTAFQMGFMLFIPFIVIDLIVASILMSMGMFMLPPVMISLPFKLLLFVMVDGWYLVVKSIMESFI, from the coding sequence ATGGCTATGAATAGGAAACTGGCATTTTTAATACTGGCGATTATTATCATCGTTTTCATGGGCAATGTGTCCTTCGCAGAGGAAGTGGATTTGCCGATTCCAAGAATCGGCATCAATGTCGACGAGGCAGAAACACCGGACGATTATGTCGATGGCATCAAAATATTGATTATGTTGACCGTACTGACACTTGTGCCTTCGTTTTTAGTTCTAATGACGTCTTTTACGAGGATTATCATTGTGCTTTCTTTCCTTAGAAGTGCCATGGCCACCCAGCAGACGCCTCCTAATCAGATATTAATCGGATTGGCGCTTTTCTTGACATTTTTTCTTATGGCGCCGGTTTACACGGAGGTCATCGAAGATGCGGTGAATCCTTACTTGACAAATGAAATTTCGCAGGAGGAAGCCATCGACATAGGTTCAAAGCCAATCAAGAATTTTATGCTTAATCAGACCAGAGAAAAGGATCTGGCTCTTTTTATAAATCTGTCGGGTGACGAATTTCCTGAAACCAGCATAGAAACGTCTTTCATGGCAGTGATTCCGGCTTTTATTATCAGTGAGCTAAAAACCGCATTCCAGATGGGCTTCATGCTATTTATACCATTCATCGTCATAGATTTAATCGTGGCAAGCATACTTATGTCAATGGGCATGTTCATGCTGCCGCCGGTAATGATATCGCTTCCGTTTAAACTTTTACTTTTTGTAATGGTGGACGGGTGGTATCTAGTTGTGAAATCCATTATGGAAAGTTTTATTTAG
- the fliQ gene encoding flagellar biosynthesis protein FliQ codes for MTQSMVGDIMRDALTTVLLTAGPVLMAALLVGLIVSIFQATTQIQEQTLTFVPKIVAVFFTIMITGPYMLSKLTDFTTQMFTNIATMIR; via the coding sequence ATGACTCAGTCAATGGTTGGCGATATCATGAGAGATGCGTTGACAACCGTGCTACTTACAGCCGGTCCCGTTTTAATGGCGGCGCTGCTTGTCGGACTTATTGTTAGTATATTTCAAGCTACAACACAGATTCAGGAGCAAACTCTCACTTTTGTACCCAAAATTGTAGCTGTGTTCTTCACAATTATGATTACAGGACCATATATGTTGAGTAAATTGACGGATTTTACGACGCAAATGTTCACTAACATTGCCACCATGATCAGGTAG
- the fliR gene encoding flagellar biosynthetic protein FliR gives MTIYNFTVYFLILARIASFMGTSLIFSVRGLPNLLKVGFAVILSILLYPIAHADVFVEPTLIGYVLQVVFEVIFGLALGFTTNIIFIAMQMGGQLIDFQIGFSMASVYDPLTKNKVSLYGRLYYWMGLALFFAVDAHHYLVYVMARMFEILPVGGVVTEHLKAADVIFLFTSSFRTAFQIAVPLLLILFMTDVIMGMLARTVPQLNVFILGLPLKVLIGVSASILLMPSIIRMMIPVIESIPFQLEKLMEVLAVLYMGGWS, from the coding sequence ATGACAATTTATAATTTTACGGTTTATTTTCTTATTTTAGCAAGAATTGCCAGCTTCATGGGAACGTCACTGATTTTTTCAGTTCGAGGACTTCCGAATTTGTTGAAGGTCGGTTTTGCGGTAATACTTAGTATTTTGCTATATCCGATAGCTCATGCAGATGTCTTTGTGGAACCAACGTTGATAGGCTATGTATTGCAGGTGGTTTTTGAAGTGATCTTTGGACTGGCTCTCGGTTTTACGACCAACATTATTTTTATTGCAATGCAGATGGGCGGGCAGCTGATTGATTTTCAAATAGGGTTTTCAATGGCTTCGGTATATGACCCGTTGACTAAGAACAAGGTATCACTTTACGGCCGGTTGTATTACTGGATGGGGCTGGCATTGTTTTTCGCTGTGGATGCCCATCATTATCTTGTTTATGTCATGGCTAGAATGTTTGAAATTTTGCCGGTAGGAGGAGTTGTAACGGAGCATTTGAAGGCTGCAGATGTCATTTTTCTTTTTACATCGAGCTTTCGTACGGCTTTTCAGATTGCAGTGCCGTTGCTGCTTATACTCTTCATGACGGATGTCATTATGGGTATGCTTGCTAGGACGGTACCACAGCTTAATGTGTTTATTTTGGGATTGCCACTTAAGGTTCTTATAGGGGTGTCGGCTTCGATTTTGCTTATGCCGTCAATCATCCGAATGATGATTCCGGTAATTGAAAGCATTCCCTTTCAATTGGAAAAACTGATGGAGGTGCTTGCGGTTTTATATATGGGAGGTTGGAGTTGA
- the flhB gene encoding flagellar biosynthesis protein FlhB, producing MGHTEWILFFAIIIFIDGVAWDRSGEFVFLPAGFTGSIRPVFDSDRFDSIFFAADEKTEDPTPKKLSEARKKGQVAKSTDLNSIIILILAAILLMYAGEYGFEKLYFFLYGALSNADYKVTIGNLRPLLIYYGYSYLSVVAIVFATVMVAGTVANLSQSGFLFSVEPLKPNFKKLNPLEGFKNLFSKKTLFNLIKTLFKFLLVGYIVYTFAKKNIPMVFSSVGMKAEAVFPLTKDLIYRLVVRIAVVLGILAIVDFVYQKYDFKKNLKMTKNEIKEEMKQMEGDPKIKSRRKQKQRQLAMSRMMADVPQATVILTNPTHLSVALKYEDKKNEAPVVVAKGADLIAFKIREIAKVNDIPLIENKPLARMLYKRSNVGDEVPADLYQAVAEILAMVYKMKKKHRR from the coding sequence ATGGGACACACGGAATGGATTTTATTTTTTGCAATAATAATTTTTATAGACGGTGTTGCATGGGACAGAAGTGGCGAATTCGTTTTTTTGCCCGCGGGATTTACCGGAAGCATTAGGCCGGTTTTCGATTCCGACCGGTTTGATTCGATATTTTTTGCGGCGGATGAAAAGACCGAAGATCCTACCCCGAAGAAACTCAGTGAAGCACGTAAAAAGGGGCAGGTTGCAAAAAGCACCGACTTGAACTCAATCATCATACTTATTTTGGCGGCTATTTTATTAATGTACGCCGGAGAATACGGGTTCGAGAAATTGTATTTCTTTTTGTATGGAGCCCTGTCTAATGCTGATTATAAGGTCACTATAGGGAATCTAAGGCCATTGCTCATCTATTATGGTTATTCTTATTTATCCGTAGTGGCCATTGTTTTTGCTACGGTAATGGTGGCGGGGACGGTAGCGAATTTATCCCAATCAGGTTTCCTTTTTTCGGTGGAACCACTTAAACCGAATTTCAAAAAATTGAATCCGTTGGAGGGATTTAAAAATCTGTTTTCGAAAAAGACATTGTTCAATTTGATAAAGACTCTTTTTAAATTTCTGCTAGTTGGATACATCGTTTACACTTTTGCTAAAAAAAATATTCCCATGGTTTTTTCATCAGTTGGAATGAAAGCGGAAGCGGTTTTTCCATTAACAAAGGACTTGATATACAGATTGGTGGTTAGGATTGCCGTGGTTTTGGGGATTCTTGCTATAGTGGATTTCGTTTATCAGAAATATGATTTCAAGAAGAACCTCAAGATGACGAAGAATGAAATTAAGGAAGAGATGAAACAGATGGAGGGAGACCCTAAAATCAAGTCCCGAAGGAAACAGAAACAACGGCAATTGGCCATGAGCCGAATGATGGCCGATGTACCCCAAGCAACGGTGATTTTGACAAATCCGACACACCTGTCTGTTGCCTTGAAATATGAGGACAAAAAGAATGAAGCCCCGGTTGTAGTGGCCAAAGGGGCGGACTTGATAGCTTTTAAGATAAGGGAAATCGCCAAGGTTAACGACATTCCTCTTATTGAGAACAAACCCCTGGCAAGAATGTTGTACAAGCGTTCCAATGTAGGGGATGAGGTGCCGGCCGATCTATATCAGGCGGTGGCTGAAATATTGGCAATGGTTTATAAAATGAAGAAGAAGCATCGAAGGTAA
- the flhA gene encoding flagellar biosynthesis protein FlhA, whose amino-acid sequence MKGIPMKNNQVSAMKQISNNMGTLTAFGVIGIIGMIILPMPPILLDILLTFNITLAMIILLITMFTTDTLQFSSFPTLLLITTLFRLGLNVSSTRLILSQGAAGEVIGAFGGFVTGDNYVVGAIIFIIIVVIQFIVITNGAGRVAEVGARFTLDAMPGKQMSIDADLNAGVITDQDAKSRRQNLQREADFYGSMDGASKFVKGDAIAGIVIVIINFLGGITIFVGQKGLPFGEAIQKFGILTIGDGLVSQVPALLISVASGILVTRSATGTDFGSELSKQLMSEPKAIGIVSVVLLGLGLIPALPNFLFLSIGTLNGILAYFLNEEAKQKKRAESVKRAKPAVAIEREPEDVVKYIQVEALEIEIGYGLIALTDASSGGDLLDRIAAVRRQCATEMGIIVQPIRIRDNLQLPSDAYVIKIRGNEIVSGEVLHNHYLVMDPGNDKMEVVGKETVEPAFGLPAVWVDESQKDKAEMLGYTIVDPATVMVTHLNEVIRKYSHELLGRQEVKSLLDMLKEKYGAVVEELIPDLLSVGDLQKVLQNLLRERVPIKDLVTILETLADYAVNTKDTEILTEYVRHRIGRTIVKPYLNEKGSLDVITIHPDVEQKIYENIQKSFQGSFPAINPELNSEILEKLSQLRQESVVKNKKPVVLASPRIRGPFKRLVEITFSDLAVISLNEIPNSIEIEGVGMVKKS is encoded by the coding sequence ATGAAAGGAATACCCATGAAAAATAATCAAGTAAGCGCAATGAAGCAAATAAGCAACAATATGGGTACATTGACTGCATTTGGCGTCATTGGCATAATAGGTATGATAATTTTACCTATGCCTCCTATTTTGCTTGACATACTGTTGACTTTTAATATAACTTTGGCCATGATAATCTTGCTTATTACCATGTTTACCACGGATACTCTCCAGTTTTCGTCTTTTCCCACGCTGCTTTTGATTACAACATTGTTTCGTCTGGGGCTAAATGTCTCCTCGACTCGCCTGATTCTCAGTCAGGGGGCGGCGGGAGAAGTGATTGGTGCATTTGGAGGGTTTGTAACAGGAGACAATTATGTGGTGGGGGCCATTATTTTCATAATCATTGTTGTCATACAATTCATAGTTATAACCAACGGTGCCGGACGGGTTGCTGAAGTGGGAGCTCGTTTCACCCTTGATGCCATGCCGGGCAAGCAGATGAGCATTGATGCAGATCTTAATGCCGGAGTAATAACGGATCAGGATGCCAAAAGCCGAAGACAGAATTTGCAGAGAGAAGCGGATTTTTACGGATCTATGGATGGAGCAAGTAAATTTGTCAAAGGCGATGCCATTGCAGGAATCGTAATTGTAATAATAAACTTTCTCGGTGGCATAACTATTTTCGTGGGCCAGAAGGGTCTGCCGTTCGGAGAAGCCATACAGAAGTTTGGAATACTCACAATCGGGGACGGTCTCGTGAGTCAGGTTCCGGCACTCTTGATTTCCGTGGCTTCGGGAATATTAGTGACGCGGTCGGCTACTGGCACTGATTTTGGAAGTGAACTCTCAAAACAGCTTATGTCAGAGCCTAAAGCTATTGGAATAGTTTCTGTAGTGCTTCTGGGGCTTGGTCTGATTCCGGCCCTACCCAATTTCCTTTTCCTCAGCATTGGCACATTAAACGGAATTCTAGCCTATTTTCTTAATGAGGAAGCCAAACAAAAGAAACGGGCTGAAAGCGTTAAAAGAGCAAAACCTGCCGTTGCAATAGAAAGAGAACCGGAAGATGTTGTAAAATACATTCAAGTCGAAGCACTTGAGATAGAAATAGGGTACGGTCTTATTGCCTTGACGGATGCTTCTTCAGGGGGGGATTTATTAGATAGGATTGCGGCCGTTAGACGGCAATGCGCGACGGAAATGGGTATAATAGTTCAACCCATTCGCATACGCGACAATCTTCAACTGCCATCAGATGCTTATGTAATCAAGATTCGGGGCAATGAAATCGTTTCAGGGGAAGTTTTGCATAATCATTATCTTGTTATGGATCCGGGAAACGATAAAATGGAAGTTGTTGGAAAAGAAACGGTGGAACCGGCCTTTGGATTGCCGGCAGTATGGGTGGATGAGTCCCAGAAGGACAAGGCTGAGATGCTCGGGTACACTATTGTCGATCCGGCGACGGTTATGGTGACTCATCTGAATGAGGTGATTCGTAAGTATAGTCATGAGCTTCTGGGTCGGCAGGAGGTCAAATCCCTTTTAGATATGCTTAAGGAAAAGTATGGAGCCGTAGTGGAGGAACTTATTCCGGATTTGCTTTCTGTTGGGGATTTGCAAAAAGTTCTACAGAATCTTTTAAGGGAGCGGGTTCCCATAAAGGATCTTGTCACCATACTTGAAACTTTGGCGGACTATGCTGTGAATACCAAGGATACGGAGATTCTTACAGAATATGTGCGTCATAGAATTGGCCGAACCATTGTGAAACCGTATTTGAATGAAAAGGGAAGTCTGGATGTGATTACGATTCATCCGGATGTAGAACAGAAGATTTATGAGAACATACAAAAATCTTTTCAAGGATCTTTTCCGGCCATAAATCCGGAACTTAATTCCGAGATTCTTGAAAAACTTAGCCAGCTTAGACAGGAAAGCGTCGTTAAGAATAAGAAGCCCGTAGTTCTGGCTTCTCCGAGAATACGGGGTCCATTTAAGCGTTTGGTTGAGATTACTTTTTCGGATTTGGCGGTGATTTCTCTGAATGAAATACCGAATTCTATTGAAATAGAAGGAGTGGGGATGGTGAAAAAATCATGA